Proteins encoded within one genomic window of Brassica rapa cultivar Chiifu-401-42 chromosome A09, CAAS_Brap_v3.01, whole genome shotgun sequence:
- the LOC117127689 gene encoding uncharacterized protein LOC117127689 has protein sequence MRQLHAVYGEWLLKDGCWNFVVDHFKGARMLFLNESSTHADLVAMAQEDYNLDMNTESVELTYSLQQMAPDLPPIHVTSDRQVRNLLEITKTHEVRLCVSSFSKMRTVSEERDEDHGDEAEEGHEAEEGDEAEDHDGEEDADIPVVADAEDYSEYGKVKDEDEEEDDEICFDDYKGAYGCEGEGSSADRIYVNQSFASKDALLSELRLTAVRRRFSFRIFKSTKTLFVATCRVSGCQWKVRASVKHGTKTFWVTKYLATHTCSIPDRIAQRKRCTPKYIGRLFIDRVGIIDGLNPQHIKDAMKNMFGMTLDYTTSYRALLYAQEMVRGSAEDGYERLPSYLEQIKAANPGSITAIELDSLNRFKYLFLAFGASIRGFKYQRRVIVVDGTHLSGKYGGTMLVAAAQDGNFQIYPLAFGIVDGENDESWEWFFTKLASCVSDEYPLVIVSDRHASIINACEKVFPWATRGICYYHLQENIVKKYKGKHLLYLVKGAAYAHTLYDFDRYMDEIRSANPDLAEYLEEADVTLWSRVHCQGDRYNLKTSNIAESINSALKRARGFPIQFLLEFIREKLGRWYWKRRGDALSLTTQHSRGVEHLLAVREENAYTLRVQQIDGWKFFVKGGNRDCNVDLELQKCDCGVYQVEKIPCSHAIAAGTAAGVHISTLVWPVYSKDTLFAGYSENIYPCVGQLVEARTCFPPEVKRGPGRQKKSRWQSWLELSRMRGRKPRKQHRVYRCSVCKETGHKRPQCKN, from the exons ATGCGTCAGTTACATGCAGTGTATGGAGAATGGTTGTTGAAAGATGGATGTTGGAATTTTGTGGTTGATCATTTCAAAGGAGCGAGAatgttatttttgaatgaaagttcgACACATGCTGATCTTGTTGCAATGGCTCAAGAAGATTATAACCTGGACATGAACACAGAGTCTGTGGAGCTAACCTACTCATTACAACAGATGGCTCCAGACCTTCCTCCTATTCATGTTACAAGTGATAGACAAGTTCGGAACTTGCTCGAGATAACTAAAACGCATGAAGTACGTCTTTGTGTATCAAGCTTTAGCAAGATGAGAACGGTTTCAGAGGAAAGGGATGAAGATCAt ggggatgaagctgaggaggggcATGAAGCTGaagagggggatgaagctgaggatcATGATGGGGAGGAGGATGCTGACATCCCTGTTGTTGCTGATGCTGAGGATTATAGTGAGTATGGAAAGGTTaaagatgaggatgaggaagaagatgatgaaatctGTTTTGATGATTACAAAGGGGCATATGGTTGTGAAGGAGAAGGATCATCTGCAGACAGAATCTATGTCAACCAGAGTTTTGCTAGTAAGGATGCACTGCTTTCAGAGTTGCGGTTGACAGCGGTGAGGCGTAGGTTCTCCTTCAGAATATTCAAGTCAACGAAAACTCTGTTTGTGGCAACATGTCGTGTTAGTGGTTGTCAATGGAAGGTCCGAGCAAGTGTGAAACATGGGACTAAAACGTTTTGGGTAACCAAGTATTTGGCAACTCATACATGTTCCATCCCAGACAGAATCGCTCAGCGGAAACGTTGTACTCCGAAGTACATTGGTCGACTTTTCATAGATCGAGTTGGAATCATTGATGGGTTGAATCCGCAGCATATCAAAGATGCAATGAAGAACATGTTTGGCATGACACTTGATTACACCACTTCATACAGAGCATTGTTATATGCGCAAGAAATGGTGAGAGGATCAGCGGAAGACGGGTATGAGCGACTGCCTTCATATTTGGAGCAAATCAAGGCAGCAAATCCGGGTTCTATCACAGCTATAGAACTTGATTCTCTGAATAGATTTAAGTATCTATTTCTTGCTTTTGGAGCTTCAATCAGAGGATTTAAGTATCAGAGAAGGGTCATTGTGGTAGATGGGACTCACCTAAGTGGGAAGTATGGGGGTACTATGTTGGTTGCAGCCGCACAAGACGGTAATTTTCAGATATATCCATTGGCTTTTGGGATCGTAGATGGTGAGAATGATGAATCTTGGGAATGGTTTTTCACAAAATTGGCGAGCTGTGTATCTGATGAGTATCCTCTGGTGATAGTCTCCGACAGGCACGCCTCCATTATAAATGCGTGTGAAAAGGTGTTTCCTTGGGCAACCCGAGGAATATGTTATTATCACCTTCAAGAGAATATTGTCAAAAAGTATAAAGGGAAGCATCTCTTGTACTTGGTGAAAGGTGCTGCTTATGCTCATACACTTTACGATTTTGATCGGTACATGGATGAGATACGGAGTGCAAATCCGGATCTTGCTGAGTATCTGGAGGAAGCCGATGTGACCCTATGGTCTAGGGTTCATTGTCAGGGAGACAGGTACAACTTAAAAACGAGCAATATCGCTGAATCAATTAACTCCGCACTGAAGCGAGCAAGAGGATTTCCTATTCAGTTCCTGCTGGAGTTCATAAGGGAGAAGCTAGGAAGGTGGTACTGGAAAAGGAGAGGAGATGCTTTGAGTCTTACAACTCAACATAGTCGGGGTGTTGAACACTTGCTTGCTGTCCGAGAGGAGAACGCGTATACTCTGAGAGTCCAACAAATTGATGGATGGAAGTTCTTTGTGAAAGGTGGCAATAGGGACTGTAATGTTGATCTGGAACTTCAAAAGTGTGATTGTGGTGTCTATCAAGTCGAGAAAATACCTTGCTCTCATGCTATAGCAGCTGGAACAGCAGCTGGTGTGCATATCTCCACACTTGTGTGGCCGGTCTACTCAAAGGATACTTTGTTTGCAGGATACTCAGAGAATATATATCCTTGTGTTGGACAACTTGTTGAGGCACGCACATGCTTTCCTCCGGAAGTAAAGCGTGGTCCGGGGAGACAGAAGAAATCAAGATGGCAATCTTGGTTGGAGCTATCCAGGATGAGAGGACGCAAACCCCGGAAGCAACACAGGGTTTATAGGTGCTCAGTCTGCAAAGAAACTGGCCATAAGCGTCCACAATGTAAGAACTGA
- the LOC117127688 gene encoding uncharacterized protein LOC117127688 — translation MDLPEFPPRMFTLGEEPDAIRSISYHSDDTKLFKALCDCLTADEYEDLKASKLGVFIKFKELDFGWTSRLVHFMLSFQLDIKKKFELWSLVVSQPVRFSLIEFEYLTGLNCDYIKDLENPRCEVTTEMAAFWEKMGVDIDTGPSIDQITEAFYNCDEWSRDDRMRLGYLAIYAGYIEGKKFSSATSASLARLVMDLEKFENYPWGRVAFKVLMDSLKAKDLTQTGYTVDGFIQVLQVWAYYALPELGANYGSPVPNRPSPLLLAYKGGKRQRKFFKAAINKQTIVKNFVQKDFDEMFPKWDGDVDDPAADNIIKVMFNDPGWEWTMECWPVTGTRKVVKMEVIPVKNEVSPVKSESVVKEESSRPRKKARKGSSVSAEKPAAGSEGQQIEKTLKDISDAINLGFGTCLKELKLLADRIEAVEKKVGITNRGGSSDDRQLTTTSNPPKPVDEPGVSTKTSPKIAEKRVTRQCVRKSQDCEFDLLLIVFKHTVNSKLQSESVNGAKAGQKEAKEPSLTTEPSSSRELCLVSPADDLPSEDPSLLILDKQVSTASDLLVEEARRQTKKETALVNLRKKSVRERKLAPTQQTPFKGNSTAKQIIPNKQVGGGYDPFAPIDKMKSKELTAWVQKDPSYKLPLKKKPRRCRSRFYQVLRTPLEWLTDHQMDAFINILRQRYQNHPEHFRSDRMCFLDHVFSRQWRASYPDFKSDAPDANGLGRRLPGGAWNYHAGLIPSFCQSKKVWGVDVDDIYAPVNFKNEHWIAIWISIPKRHIVVWDSIVSHIRPAELDEVMEPFVTMVPYLLVECALSDEQKVQYTLEPYTYARQTVGVPQCRAGDCGVFTLKYIECHALGIEFPTAFDKKHGKTIREKMALDIFRELPKCHEWENQDNDENLATYD, via the exons ATGGATTTACCAGAATTCCCGCCGAGGATGTTTACATTAGGAGAAGAGCCTGATGCAATCAGGAGCATTTCGTATCATTCTGATGACACGAAGTTGTTTAAAGCTCTATGTGATTGTCTCACAGCTGACGAATATGAGGATCTGAAGGCGTCGAAGTTAGGAGTGTTCATCAAATTCAAGGAGCTTGACTTTGGTTGGACTTCAAGGCTGGTACATTTTATGCTCTCTTTCCAGCTAGACATCAAGAAGAAGTTTGAGCTCTGGAGTCTTGTCGTTTCACAACCTGTGAGGTTTTCACTGATAGAGTTTGAATACCTCACTGGGCTGAACTGCGATTACATCAAGGACCTGGAAAATCCAAGGTGTGAGGTTACGACGGAGATGGCTGCTTTCTGGGAGAAGATGGGTGTTGATATCGATACTGGGCCAAGTATTGATCAGATAACAGAAGCATTTTACAACTGCGACGAGTGGTCTCGGGATGATCGCATGCGGCTGGGATACCTTGCCATCTACGCAGGGTACATCGAAGGGAAAAAGTTCTCATCCGCTACATCAGCTAGTCTTGCAAGGCTAGTGATGGATTTAGAAAAATTTGAGAATTATCCATGGGGGAGAGTGGCGTTTAAGGTGCTGATGGATTCTCTGAAGGCAAAAGACTTGACGCAAACTGGTTACACTGTTGATGGGTTCATACAAGTGCTCCAAGTGTGGGCGTACTATGCTCTGCCAGAATTGGGTGCTAATTATGGGTCTCCCGTACCAAACAGACCGTCTCCACTGTTGCTGGCTTACAAGGGTGGCAAAAGACAACGCAAATTTTTTAAGGCTGCTATCAATAAACAG ACTATCGTGAAGAACTTCGTTCAGAAGGATTTTGATGAAATGTTTCCAAAATGGGACGGAGACGTAGATGACCCTGCCGCGGATAACATAATTAAAGTCATGTTTAATGATCCTGGATGGGAGTGGACCATGGAATGCTGGCCAGTCACCGGTACTCGCAAGGTTGTGAAGATGGAAGTGATTCCAGTGAAGAATGAAGTGAGTCCCGTGAAGTCAGAGAGTGTTGTGAAAGAAGAAAGTAgcagacctcggaagaaagctcGTAAAGGGTCTTCTGTTTCTGCTGAGAAACCTGCGGCGGGTAGTGAAGGTCAGCAGATTGAAAAGACCTTGAAGGACATATCTGATGCCATTAATCTTGGCTTTGGGACGTGTCTTAAGGAGCTCAAGTTACTGGCGGATAGGATTGAAGCTGTGGAGAAGAAGGTGGGAATCACCAACAGAGGGGGTTCATCTGATGATCGTCAACTTACAACCACTTCAAATCCACCAAAACCTGTTGACGAACCCGGGGTTAGTACCAAAACCTCTCCCAAAATTGCAGAGAAGAGAGTCACTAGGCAATGTGTTAGGAAGAGTCAGGAC TGTGAATTTGATCTTTTgttaatagtttttaaacacaCTGTGAACTCGAAATTGCAGAGTGAAAGTGTGAATGGGGCGAAAGCAGGACAGAAGGAAGCCAAAGAACCGAGTCTTACTACAGAACCGAGTTCCTCGAGAGAGCTCTGTCTTGTGAGTCCTGCAGACGACTTACCGAGTGAAGATCCTAGCCTTCTTATATTGGACAAACAAGTTTCGACCGCTTCAGATTTACTCGTTGAAGAAGCTAGAAGGCAGACAAAGAAGGAGACTGCTTTGGTGAATCTCCGTAAAAAAAGTGTGCGAGAAAGGAAGCTTGCTCCCACACAGCAAACTCCTTTTAAGGGAAACAGCACTGCCAAACAGATCATTCCAAACAAACAGGTTGGCGGAGGCTATGATCCTTTTGCACCCATTGACAAGATGAAGTCGAAGGAGCTCACTGCATGGGTGCAAAAAGATCC TTCTTATAAACTGCCTCTGAAAAAAAAACCACGTAGATGTCGAAGTCGATTCTATCAGGTCCTCCGAACCCCCTTAGAATGGCTAACCGACCAT CAAATGGATGCTTTTATTAATATACTGAGGCAACGGTACCAAAACCATCCAGAACATTTCAGGAGCGACAGAATGTGCTTTCTTGATCATGTCTTTTCTCGGCAGTGGAGGGCCTCCTACCCTGATTTTAAGAGCGACGCTCCTGATGCCAACGGTTTAGGAAGAAGACTCCCTGGTGGGGCGTGGAATTATCATGCAGGCTTGATACCTTCTTTTTGCCAATCTAAGAAGGTTTGGGGGGTGGATGTGGATGATATCTATGCACCTGTGAACTTCAAGAACGAGCATTGGATTGCTATATGGATATCGATCCCTAAGAGGCACATCGTCGTCTGGGACAGCATTGTCTCTCATATTAGGCCTGCAGAACTCGATGAGGTAATGGAGCCTTTTGTCACAATGGTCCCTTATCTGCTTGTTGAGTGCGCGCTCTCTGACGAACAAAAGGTTCAATACACATTGGAGCCATACACATATGCGAGACAAACCGTTGGAGTACCTCAGTGCCGAGCTGGTGATTGTGGGGTTTTCACTCTGAAGTACATCGAATGTCATGCTCTTGGGATAGAATTTCCCACCGCGTTTGACAAAAAACACGGGAAGACCATCAGGGAGAAGATGGCGCTGGATATATTTCGAGAGCTTCCTAAGTGCCATGAATGGGAAAACCAAGACAATGATGAGAACCTGGCAACGTATGATTAG
- the LOC103838632 gene encoding uncharacterized protein LOC103838632 → MVFVTVQNIHSMCQKHFHYLLKKKDGSSYSLGSEDSSPKASRSEVLSLFMRSTLLALLFLSFTWLSLLKHETDATAASKSVEPDHHRLLPSLLNDLEKEGLFKLGDKALLLSEGDGEVTGTSYSQTIIETEVHVVSATDEEMKRMVPSETFDFAFAHSRHIDSVEFLDRTLKVGGILTVQLNHHDLPTHFLKHLNYEIVYMRSSDYTVMAMRKTEQKQSIGATGRKLLTITDEEAKKRALSKLEDVLLEPPRAASRKSRTYLKRTRYLPDLMGDSLDLESYSRRVFIDVGDGKGSSGTEWFVKNYPTRKLRFEMYKIQTVNDEMSIESENMGITEWLKENVKDEEYVVMKAEAEVVEEMMRNKSIKMVDELFLECKPKGLALRGRRKMQSKSGRAYWECLALYGKLRDEGVAVHQWWG, encoded by the coding sequence atggtgtTTGTTACTGTCCAAAACATTCACTCAATGTGTCAAAAGCATTTTCACTACCTCTTGAAAAAGAAAGACGGTTCGAGCTATTCTCTTGGCTCTGAGGATTCTTCCCCCAAGGCTTCTCGTTCTGAAGTCTTGAGTCTCTTTATGAGATCAACCCTTTTGGCTTTGTTGTTTCTGTCATTTACTTGGTTGAGTCTGCTTAAGCATGAAACTGATGCAACCGCTGCATCTAAATCGGTTGAACCCGACCACCACAGGCTATTGCCTTCGCTTCTTAATGACTTAGAGAAGGAAGGTCTCTTTAAACTTGGAGATAAAGCACTCCTCCTTAGCGAAGGAGATGGTGAGGTCACTGGTACTTCATACTCTCAAACAATCATCGAAACCGAGGTGCATGTTGTATCTGCAACcgatgaggagatgaagagaatgGTCCCAAGCGAGACCTTTGATTTTGCCTTTGCACATTCTCGTCACATTGACTCTGTTGAGTTTCTAGACAGGACTCTCAAAGTTGGAGGTATCCTCACCGTCCAACTCAACCATCATGATCTTCCTACACATTTCTTAAAACATTTAAACTACGAAATAGTCTACATGAGGAGCTCCGACTACACGGTGATGGCGATGagaaaaacagagcaaaaacaGAGCATAGGCGCCACTGGGAGAAAGCTCCTCACTATCACAGATGAGGAGGCCAAGAAAAGAGCTTTGAGTAAGCTAGAAGATGTTCTCCTTGAACCACCAAGAGCAGCTTCAAGGAAATCAAGAACCTACTTGAAACGGACAAGGTACCTCCCGGACCTTATGGGAGATAGTTTGGACCTCGAGAGTTACTCGAGGCGGGTATTTATCGATGTGGGTGATGGAAAAGGAAGCAGCGGAACAGAATGGTTTGTTAAGAATTACCCAACAAGGAAGCTGAGGTTTGAGATGTACAAGATTCAGACAGTAAACGATGAGATGAGCATAGAGTCTGAAAATATGGGGATAACGGAGTGGCTGAAAGAGAATGTGAAGGATGAGGAATACGTGGTAATGAAGGCAGAGGCCGAAGTGGTGGAGGAGATGATGAGGAACAAGTCGATAAAAATGGTGGATGAGCTTTTCTTGGAGTGCAAGCCAAAGGGTTTAGCGCTAAGGGGAAGGAGGAAGATGCAGAGTAAGAGTGGTAGGGCTTATTGGGAGTGTTTGGCTCTATATGGCAAACTTAGAGATGAAGGTGTTGCTGTGCATCAATGGTGGGGTTGA